The region cTTTATTGCAATTGTTCATCTAATTCTTGGACTGTTTGAGTAAACATAGCTGATAAAATATTAGAATAAAATTAGCATTTATACTCagattctatcctgttattccccagaCATCTTGTGGGCTGTTGGAAGGATCATGTATATGAAGTAACAGAGACCGTTGTTCTTTGGTAATCTCTCATGTGGCCATTAATCAATCATATACATATTAGCCGCGACAAAAGAGCTATGCACATTATCTACCCTACTTCTCTACCTAGACCAGTTGGTGTTATGTGTGGCTGTAGATAATAAAGTACATCATCACACCTTTGATCCATAGGTTAAGGTAGCCTTCTACCTCAATCATCACATCAAATCTCTTTCTATGGGCTAAGAGGAGAAAACCATCAAACATGCGATAATaaaaatggattctccatgaaagaGTAAGGAGAGACTTGGTACCTCTGGTTCATTGCAGATCAAGATGAGGCAAGGATGCGTTGGGGATGGAGATGGAACTGCTGCTATTCAGCAACCATCCACAAGAAGAGGTGATTCCACAGTAAGGATCGGGCACCCGCATCGCGTCCGCTGGTTCCTCACGATGGATCCCCTCACAGAAGACAGGACGATGGCGCGTCAGCCTCGCCGCccgcagcacccatcttcttctgtCTAGATGGGCGGCGTGAGCTCGAGGATGACCCATTGCTTCTAACCCTGGCTGCAATTCACCGCAGTTAATCTACACAATACGATCTTGTTTACCAGATCCGAAAATGAATGACAAAAAGGTTCAGTATCAAGAGCCGAGCATACACCCATAGAAAAAGAAGGCATGGATGAATTGTTTGTCAACATCCAACCAGTATATATATAGAACCAGAAACACAAAATAGCTGCAAGACCAAATAAAAAGGGCATCAACAACACACTTATGTAAAATAGtgcaaagaaaaaaaatcaatcaTATATTGTACACTGTAATAGGAGAAATGTTTATTGTCCAGTCCATGACTCTATTTGCAAGCTAATGTGAGAACAAGGGAATCTGACCAGGATTTTTTTTCATCTTCTCCAATAACAACAGAAAAAAGAGATACAACCAGCTCTCCTAGATGTATATATCTAGCAATTAAAATTACTGTAAGAAGGAACCTGGTAAAAGTAGCCATACAAATCTATAGTGTTCAGGTGTTCGCTATATTGAACAGATGATGCTTGAAACTATTTAAAATGGAGATTTGGAAAGAGGCAAGTAATATGCCGAGTAGGCTTGTACTGGATACCAAACATGGTACTCTCAAAAAGTAAACAGAAAATCAAATCATGTAAATAGACCTGACAATTGCCGTCTCCGTTGACCTTGAGCTCAACCAAGCCATACAACACCAACCTAAGTAAGAGATCATATTGGGATCAAATGACATACGATTAGAAAAACCTACCAAATAGCACAGAAAATTATGTGCAGATTTATGGGGTAAATGATACTCATTGATGCTTAAACCAACTAATATATATTCACTCACATGATTATCACTTCAGTACAGCATCATAATAGTTAGCATGATGCTCACTACAGTAGCATAAAAAGATATTGGTCACAGGTTCATAATAATAATGTCGGAACACATGCAAGTGAATAAAAATTCATCAAAGAATGGGTTTCTTGACCATCTATGGAGAGTTAGAGATGCAGATTCTGAACTTCTTTTAACCAAGCATGATTCAATCAAACTGCCCTTTTACCCACATCATGGGAGCTGTTCACATGAACACCTTGACATATTGGCGTGACACCAGAAAAGCAAAGGAAAAAAAACAAGCAGTAAAATCATAGCAGGTCATCTATTTCATATCCACACATGCATAATCAATATCTGTCAATagagtgtactgtacgtggagaaacCTCACCGGCTATCATCGCCAAGAGGAAACTCCCATGGCTATGGCCATTTCTTCATCATGAAAGAAGCAAATAATCCAGCCATACTCACACTAAAAGGGCCAGTACTCCAGTAGTGATGCATTGGCTGTACCAATCACTGCTCGCAACACATACACACTGCAAAGAATAGTTTTCATAAAAATCAAGCACTGCAAATAATTGGGATGGTCAGGTAGATATGAGAATCACACAATTTGTCCTAACCTCCTGCAGTATTGGGATGGTCAGGTGGAGCAGCATTCTTATACGCCCCGCCAACCGTCAGGAAGAACGCGTAAAGCCACACGACGGCGACGGACATTATGACGGCGAACCCCTCAAAGGCAGTGCCCAGCAAAGGCACCAGATGAGGTATGTACTGCAGGAAAAAATGATCATAAGCTTCAGAAATTGGAAGTAAAGGTCACACAGCAGCTAGGTAGGACTGATGATGCATGTACCTGGGAAAGAGCTACCAGCAGTATGATCTCTGGAAGACCGATTTTGATACATTTCACGACCTACATAGCATATCCATACTGTTATGCTATTGTTATGCCCACTGCTGTCAACTACAGCTAGACAAAATTCAGAAGTGCAGATTTGTGTATGCACAACATAAAAGGTCTTACACCTGGGAATCGAAACTTGTAGAGCCCGAATCCAACGAGAGCGATGAGCATCCCGGTGACTGCAAAGAATCCGTCACACACGCGGTGAACTCGAGGGAGAGGGAAACACGACCTCGAGGCGGACGGCGGTGGGCTCACGCACCTAGGTCAGGGCCGAAGAGGGTGCCGCTGTAGACAACGCTGGGCGCCTTTTCGCCATGGTCGGAGACGATGCGGTCCGTGGCGAAACCGTCGGTGGTGGTGCGGAGTCCGCATCAGCCCGACCGCCACCGCTACTGATGGCGTCAGCACGGAGCAGGCAGTGGACGGAGGAAGCATCCCTCCATCGAGGGAACCACGCCGGGGAGCTCCTGGTCGCCGGAATGTGTGGCGGCTGCCGCAGCCCCCTCCTGTCGGCGGCAGAGGCGGCGCGCGACCCAGagcagcgggagaagaccttggccgGGCGGCGCACGGTGATGTCGGCCGCCTCCTCTTCATGCCCGTGGTCgacgctcctcctcctctgcctggcCCCGATGGGGAGGAGGAAGGACGGCGGCATCAGGGGTGAGGGATGGCCAGAGGCTTCGTGAGATGGACGCCGCGTTCTCCATCCCCGCCCTCGTCCCGGCTGCTGCTGCTCTTCCTTCCTGCGTGCGGCGGCCCGGTTGGCCATCGACAGCGTGCTGGTAGTGGGGAGAGCAGCTAAGGCAGCGAACTCGGCGCTGAGAGATGTACGGGGAGGAGAGGAGGACGGGACCATGGCGGTGGCGGCTGCGGTGGAGAAGGGGAGAGGGGCGCGGCGGGGAGAATCGGCGAGGGTTCTCACCCAATCGAGGACCCTCCTCACTCCTATGCCAAGCGCAACCACCCACACGACGCCACGCACAACCACACACGCGAATTCCCGCAAATGCCCTCGACGGGGTGGAGAAATTACTGGCGGTGGCATGATATTTTGACAGCAAAGCACGTACACCGGGCGCATCTCCAGGCACAACCGCTGACAAACGCGGCCCACACGCGAGCGACCCCACACGTCAGCGAGATCAGGCCGAATCCGTGGAGTGAGAGAGACCGGGAGAGGGCGGTAACTATTCATTTCTATAGTGCCAGCCCCAGATCTGacggcccagctcctcccacctctgGATCCAACGGCCAAAAATGCATCAAGCAGTACGATCCGACGGCCGAGAGTGTCTGAGCTCTGAGAGAGCTTGTAGGAACATCCTACTCTTATTTCTGGATTCTGGATTCTGGATGCCCTAGCTGCAGCTCGCCTCTGGTCTCCCTCGTTTCCTTTTCCCCGGAACCCCTCAACTCGGGCGCTCGATTCCTTTCCCCGGAACCCCTCAACTCGGGCGCTCGATTCCTGGCTTCCCCTGGCGCCGATCTCATCTGTTGCTCAGACATGACTGCTTGCAAGCAGACTGCATCCACGGGCGCCGCCGCCACGTACGAGGCCGACAGCAAGTAAGAATCAAATCTGAATCTTGTTTCTGTGATGCAAGAGACATCCCTAGTTTTGGTGCGTCGATCCATAACCTTGGATTCCTACGCAGGTCGGCAGCAAAGAGCGATGGAGCGGAGGAGCGGAAGCCCTCGACCAAGTGCAAGAAGGGGAAGAAGGCCAAGGGCAAGTAAGAATCCAATCGATTTGTGTGATGCAATAGAGGTTAATTTTGGTGCGCCGACCCATGACCTTTTCGATGTTCCCCGCAGGTTGGCGGTGAAGAGCAATGGTGCGGAGAAGCCCAAGACCCATGACCTTTCCGATGTTACACGCGGGTTGGCGGTGATGAGCATTGCAACGGAGAAGCCGTTGGATGAACAGCTCGCCCAGTTCGCCCTGTTCACCTACCAGTGAGATTTGATCCTCCACACATTTTCAGATTGTTGTTCTGTTTCTTGCTTTTCTGGACGGTGCTGATTTGACCATTATTTTGTAAGGAACGACTTCTGGATGGACAACTTCAAAGGCGTCTATGACAAGCCGTCCGTAGATGCTGTCAGTTCGATCCTTCAATGCCTCGTTACCGatttctttccattgttttgtgGATGAATCGATAATTTGTTTCtcgtggaaaactttcagattaaaaGGAAAGCTGCTGAAAACTGGAAATCCTTTAGCGATTCGGTAAGCGAGCTTCTAATCTTCTGTAACTTTTGCCGTGCTGATTTATTGTTGATG is a window of Triticum dicoccoides isolate Atlit2015 ecotype Zavitan chromosome 2B, WEW_v2.0, whole genome shotgun sequence DNA encoding:
- the LOC119364629 gene encoding DNA-binding protein MNB1B-like: MTACKQTASTGAAATYEADSKSAAKSDGAEERKPSTKCKKGKKAKGKLAVKSNGAEKPKTHDLSDVTRGLAVMSIATEKPLDEQLAQFALFTYQNDFWMDNFKGVYDKPSVDAIKRKAAENWKSFSDSDKAPYVAIARVYKILIAEANEFKKTLKLTLAMTDKMMNLKM